TTGGTTGCCGGCGACCAGAAGCCATCGAGCAGATGGCCGTAAGCTTCGATCTCGATACCGTCGAGGCCGGCTTCCTGCATGCGCTGCGCGGCTCTTGCATAATCGGCCACGATACGCTCGATGTCCCAGTCTTCCACCTCTTTCGGGAAGGCCCGGTGCGCCGGCTCGCGGATCGGCGAAGCCGCCAGGACGGGCAGCCAGTCGCCCTTGTTCCAGCTTGTGCGGCGGCCAAGATGCGTAAGCTGGATCATGACCGCCGCACCGAACTCATGACAGTCGTCGGCAAGTCTCTTCAACCACGGCACGATCTCGTCGCGGTAGGCATGGAGATTGCCGAAGGATGGCGGAGAGTCGTGCGAGACGACCGCCGATCCTGCCGTCATGGTCAGTGCGATGCCGCCTCTCGCCTTTTCCCTGTGATAAAGCCTGTAGCGATCCGTCGGCATGCCGTTTTCCGAATAGGCCGGCTCGTGAGCGGTCGACATGACGCGGTTTTTCAGCGTCAGGTGCTTGAGTTGGAAAGGCTGCAGCAGGGGATCTTTGGAGGACATGTCCGCACTCGTTGCTTGGGTGGGAGTGGCAATCGAACCGCTATTCTGACCCATGCCGCCTGAAATGACGATCCGATCGGCGGCGCTTTCTAGCCGGCATGCGCCCGCCGGCTGCGGCTGAGGTCGACGGCGGTATGCCAGAGAACGGCTACGAAGATGATGACGCCGCCGAAGAAGGTGGCGACAGGCGGTTGCTCGGAAAACAGAAGCCAGACCCAGAACGGGGTCAGCACGATCTCCATCGTCCCTATCAGCGCAGCTTCGGCCGGCGGCATGCGTCTGGCCCCAGCCAGGAAAAGCACAAGCGCCAGCGAAAAATTGGTCGCACCGAAAGCAGCAAGCACGATCCAGTTGTGAAGATCAAGCGAGCCGACCGAGCCGAATGGAGCGAAGATGACGAGTGTCAGGAAGGCGCTGACAACAGTCGGCGGCAGGCTCGGAACCTCGGGATTGATGCGCGGGATGATGATGACGAGGGCGAAGGAGACCGTCATGCCAAGCGCCAAGAGGTCGCCGATCCCGGTGCCACCGCCGATCGACGAGGCGACGATGACCACGACACCCAGAAGAGAAATGCCCCCGGCAATCAGCGTGCGCCGTCCGACGCCCTCTTTCAGGATGATCCATCCGAACAGGGCGGCGATGAAGGGTGCCGTCGAATAGATCATTGTCACATTCGCGACGCTGGTCATATAGAGCGCCCCGATGAAGCAGCCCTGACTGACGGTCTGGCAGACAATCATCGCCAGGCCGGACGGATGCAGGACCGAACGCCATTGCTTTCGTGATATCCCGCCTTCGAGGAACAGGCAGGGGATCACCAGGAACAGCCCGCCGAACAGCGAACGCCAGGCGATCGCC
The window above is part of the Rhizobium sp. WYJ-E13 genome. Proteins encoded here:
- a CDS encoding DMT family transporter; the encoded protein is MTIDHSARHLGAGEREKGILLVIGATLAWSASGVYSRLLTTDVWTAIAWRSLFGGLFLVIPCLFLEGGISRKQWRSVLHPSGLAMIVCQTVSQGCFIGALYMTSVANVTMIYSTAPFIAALFGWIILKEGVGRRTLIAGGISLLGVVVIVASSIGGGTGIGDLLALGMTVSFALVIIIPRINPEVPSLPPTVVSAFLTLVIFAPFGSVGSLDLHNWIVLAAFGATNFSLALVLFLAGARRMPPAEAALIGTMEIVLTPFWVWLLFSEQPPVATFFGGVIIFVAVLWHTAVDLSRSRRAHAG